GAGTCTTGCAACCACTGGTTTAGCTTGTTCAACACAGAGCCTCGTCACTGTGGAATCTGTCGATCCGACGATCAGGCTTCTGGCAGTCAACAGATCGACAGATCAACAAATGCCCTTGTGCGCCTTACTTCGGATTGATCGCCACGAAGAGGCTGTTCCCCTGACGGTTGACGAGCAACACCGCGAGCTCATCTTTTTTAATTTTCTCGGCGGCCTTCTGGTACTCGCTGAGTGTCTTCACGGATTCATGATTGACTTCTTGGATGACATCGCCGCGCTGCAAGCCGGCCGCTTCCGCCTGTCCGCCCGGCTCCACCGAGGTGATCACCACACCTGCCGTCTTGGCAGGGATGTTCAATTGGCTCATCAACGCATTGTCCAGCGCCTGAACACGAAGCGATGCCAAGACATTGTCCGGTGGCTTGATTTGCTCCCCCGATTCCTTCGGTGGCCCCGGCTCCTTCTTCGCCAAGACTTCATCCGAGGGACGCTCCGCCACCTTCACGGCAATGACCTGCTCCTTCCCTTCGCGGACGACCTTCACCTGGGCATCTTTGCCGACGACCGTTCTGGCAACGAGGTTGCGCAGCTGACTCACCGTCTGCACCTCTTTCCCGTTAAAGGCCACCACCACATCGCCCCGCTTGATTCCCGCGGCATGCGAGGGGCCATTTTCATTGACGTCGCTGATCAACACGCCTTTCCGCTGTTCCGGAAGTTTGAACGATTTCGCCAAGGCCGGCGTGATTTCCTGAATCGCCACGCCCATCCATCCGCGTACGACTTTCCCCGTCTTTTGGAGACTATCCACGATATCGAGCGCGATACTACTGGGAATCGCAAACCCAATGCCCTCCGATCCGCCGGTCCTCGAGAAAATCGCGGTATTAATCCCGATCAGATCTCCGTTCATATTGACGAGCGCTCCACCCGAATTTCCAGGGTTGATGGCCGCATCGGTCTGGATAAAGTCTTCATAGTCGGCGATTCCGACATTGCCACGCCCCAATGCACTGATAATGCCGAGCGTCACGGTCGAGCTCAGACCAAATGGACTCCCGACGGCCAACACCAAGTCCCCGACCTGGAGCCTCTCATACTCAGCCCACTTGAGCGACGGCAGATCCTTGGCCTCGATCTTGATGACCGCCAAGTCGGTTTTGGGATCGGTCCCGACAACCTTGCCGGAAAACTCCCGCCGATCATTCAACGTCACCGTAATCTGGGTCGCCCCTTCCACAACGTGATTGTTGGTCACGATAAATCCGCTGGAATCGAGGATGACTCCGGAACCGGCACTCTGGTCAGGTTTGCCGTGCGGACCGGGAGGCCCATGTGGGGTTGGCGGAGTCGGTGACTCACCACCGGGCTCATCCCCAGGAGGCGGGGCTCCGAATGGATTGGGAGGAATCCCTCCTCGCCTCCGACTCCCTTCCCCACCACCGGTGACAGCAATGTTGACGACGGCCGGCGTCGTCTTTTTCACAATTTCTGAGAATCCCTGGGCCCATGCTGGAGGAACCCCTGCGGCCGAGACGGGTGTCGCGCATCCGCTTCCGACGAAAGCAGACAGGGTCAACCCACAAGCGATGAGCACGTTCGTCGTTTGCTGAGTCCACATGAACATATCTGAATTCCTCCAGGATGTGACTCTGCTTCAGAGTCCTATTTGGAAATGAGTCTCCCACCAGCCGAACAATCTATCTATCTTACACTACTCGTTCTATAGGCTTCAAAGAAGAAAAGGCTGTGCCACGGGAACGGAACCCGATCCGATGGATCGGCGGATGCACGGCAAATCTCCTCCATGATAGAGCAAGTGAACTTGCTCTCGACAGGATTCCTTATGGACCCGTTGCATTCACGTGAAGTTTCCAGTACCGTGACAGACGGTCAGTTCCAACATGCTACCAGAAATAGCCCAGGCAGTGACCGAACGCAACCGACTCAGCGGTATCCGCACTCTGGCAGGGGTTTGGATTGGCGGGACACTCCTTGTCCTCACCGGCTGCGCTCCACATCTTGAGTTCCCTCCGATGGGCACTCCCCTCTCCGCCAGTGCCAAACTGGAAACGTCCGCCGCCCTGAAGAACCTCGTACTTCGTTACACGGATTCATGCGGGCAGATCCAGGAGGTTCCGTTAGGAGGACGCCTGCAAGACGCGTTACAGGAGGGCTTTCGCCGAACCTTCACCCGGGTGATCTCGGAGAACGACGAAACTGGTCCTCCCCCTGATCATCTCGTTCAGGTGGACCTGGTTGACTCGTCATTCGACCTCAATAAAGAGGCCCTCTACGACCGTGCCCCTGCCGTCTTACATCTCAACGCGATCGCTCGTATCTACGACCAGACGGGAACATTGCTCCGGCAAGCGGACATCGCCGTGTCACGCCAAGAACGACTGCGACTTGAACAACTCTCAAAGAATTGCGATTACGTCATTGATCCGTTCATTCGCGATACCACGATCGACTTTTCGACCCGTGTGGCCCTCACTGCCAAGCAGGTCGCCATGAGCCAGAACGGTCTCACTTCGACCGAACCAACTGCTCCATCGCCGGGAACGTCCATCACCCCCCCTACGTTGAACCCAGTACTTGCCCAACCACCACCAGCCCTTACCAGCGCTTCGACCGCGCTCCGGTTCAAGGCGCTCCTCCTCGATGAAAATAGCGACCTTCTGCTTGAAGGGGGCGAACATATCCGTGTCCGCGTCGACGTCGTCAACACCGGCGCAACACCGGTGGAGAACGCCTCGGCTTCTTTGACCGGGACTCGGCTCGTCCTCGAACAGTTTCCCACGACCGTCTTGAGAATTCCGCCGCTGCAACCGGGCCAAACAAAGTCGTTGGAATTTGTCGCGACCCTCCCCCTGCTCGCACAAGCAGAGCAAGTCGAGATTCGGGTGATCGTGGAAGAACGCAGCGGAACCTCAGCCCCACCGCAAACCCTGTCCTTCACGATTGCCCCGACAGGATCCAGAGGGAACAATGTCGATCATGTGTCGCCACAAACATCAACCGTTCGGCACCCTGAAACTTCCGTTATTGCCATCGGCCTCAGTGCAACCCTCACCCAGCAGATTCCATCACGCAAGTATGCGGCACAGGATGCAGAGGCGGTTGCCAAGTATTTCCAGACGCTCGGGGGCGTGCCGTCGTCCAATATCGCTCTCCTGACGGATCGCACGGCCACGTCTGCGCATATCGAAAAAACCTTGCGCGAATGGCTCCCGGCTCGTTCGACGAAGGACGGGATTGTGATCATTTATGTTTCTGGCCAGGCGATGGTCTCTCCAAGAGGGGAAATCATGCTCGTCCCCTATGATGGGACAAAGATCCCCACCAGCCTGTACCGCTTGAGCACGCTCGAATCAGTTCTCACCAAACTAAGCCCACAGCAGGCCATCTTGATCTTCGACGGGAGAACTTCTCCCATTGTCGATCAGGCCAAGACACCCGCCACCCCGCGATGGGACCTGGATGGGGAGAACACGATTCGATTGATCGCCGTCGAGGGCCTCGCGGCTGGAGTCGAAGACGACGCCCATCGTCACGGTCTCTTCACCTATTACCTGTTGCGAGGGCTGCGCGGAGAAGCGGATACGAACCGCGATGGAAAGATCAGCCTCGGAGAGGTCAGTGGATTCGTGCGACAAAAAGTCGCCTGGGCGTCAAAATCACAGTTCAGTACGACCCAGCGTCCACAGATGATCCCGCCGCTGAAATCGGACGAGAAGGCCGCTGACCTAGTCCTCACCACACTGCCCTCCCTTGCGGCATCGGAAACGCCGTAATCCACACGATTCACACCGGCTCCCCGGCAAGTGCCTCAATAGCACCCATTATTACCCCTTCCCACGTTGAGCGTGGCCAGTCATGCTTGTAGGACGAGGAACAAAATCGTATCGTTCATCACATGAAAACTACCATCGATGCTGTCGGGCGATTGGTAATTCCCAAGGAACTACGGCGAGAAGCAGGACTCCAGCCGGGCTCCGAGCTGGAGATCCGCTGGAGGCAGGGACTAATTGAAATCGAGCCGGCACCGCTTCCCGTCAGGTTGAAGAAACGTGGCCGATTTCTTGTCGCGATGCCAAACCAGCCGATCGAGCCACTCACGAGCGAGACCGTCGAGCGGACGCGCTGACACCTCATCTGTAGCAGACTGGCTTCCTTCTAACTAAAGCGGTAGTAGCGGGCAACCGACTCTCTACGTGCGCAATACAAGATCCGACTTCGGCTCTCAATGATCATCGCGATGCGGGTACCCGTGAGATTATGCGTCTTCAGCCTGCTGGAATGCCTGAAGAGTTTTCTGAATCAGTCCCTTCCATTGGCTACTGTGTGCAAGGTAATCATCCACCATAATATATTGCCGGTATCGCTTCACTCCCCAACTCCATTCTTTAAGGCTGGTGTCTAGCTCTCCACCAACCAGAACGGCCAAATCTTTCAGATAAGTCAATCCAATCTGTTTACCGCCGAGCCGATCGGCATTCGTCACGCTGCCATAGAACCAGACTTCACCGTTCTGCTGAATAGATCCAAAGTTGTACGTGTCGTTCGGCGATTTGATGTTCAATGATAGCCGATTCCCACGGCCCAATTTACAGAGAATACCCAGATCCTTATGGAGGTTACCGAGAAATGTCTCTAAGTTGTCGGCATTGCCTTTCCCTCTGGCCAAAGCGAGCCGCTCATAGAATACCGTTTCAGAAACGGTACGAGCTGCTGGCTCATCGGGCTGCGAGAGAGGCCTACTTGTAGAGTGATCAATCACGCGGACAATCGTCCGTTCAATTTCCTTCGTCTTCACAAGAACTCGAGGGGTAATAAGCAAATCGTTATCATCAAGGCCTTTGAAGATTGGGATTTCAAGAAGTGACAACGAAAAGTGTAAGGCGCCCTGGCCCTGAATGTATTGAACCAAACCCTCCATGTTTTCACGGATGCCATCACCAATGATGAGGAGTAGAAATCGACCCAGTGTCAGATTGTGCTGGACATGATCAATAAATTTCTGTTCATCGAGCTCAGGGATTTCAGCTGCCACTATGCTATAGAGAGAACTCTCTGGTCCTTTTCTCGCCTTGAGACATTCCTGTTCAAGTTTTGAATAGGTCCACTTGCACAGGTCTTTAGCGTAATCGAGGACTTGCCCGACCACTTGACGCCTAGCCTCAGGATTTCGCCACAGTTTGCATTCTCCGATGGTGATAAATCCGTCTTCATTGAGATAAATTAGATCACATGCTCCAGAATCCGTTTGAAGTTCACGGCAAATCGGAACGATTCCGGAGAATGAGGGTTCAATCTCATCAATCGGCAGCAGCGTAGGATTGTCATAGCAAAGGTTTTGAAGCCAGCTCTCATCATAAGGCCCTGTATGCAGGGACAATCGCTCTAGTCGAGCAGTGCGCTGCGCACGTACGAGCAAAGGAGTGGTATGTTGTTTCATGCCTTGTATAGAGTTGCTTTGCAACAATCAACAGTGGCGAACCTGCTTGGCAAAGAATAACAAGTTGTCCTTATGTGTAAATCATTCTTTGCTTTTCGGTAACCGCGAGGCTTATTCGAGGTCGGACCTTGAATCATGCATGGGACGGAATGACGATTTGTGTTTACCCTAACTTCCCAGCTGACGCATAAAGCGTGCACTGCGATGCGTCATTCGCCAACCCTGCGCACAGACGCCCATCCTTTCTGAACCGGCTATGGGCGCAGGAGAAATCACGATACCCCCTACTTGCTATACACCACGTCGGGCAAGCCTTCGAGATCCGCGTCACCGGTGATGACCTCGACCTCCTGATCTCGTCCTGTGGCATACACCATCGCCTCCGCCATGGCCAGTCCGTGCTGGAGGCTCAGATCAGCGGCGAGGAGCGCGCTCGACTCCGTCAATGAGATCACGTGAGTCGCATGGAGGCGCCCGGCAAGCTGCAAGGCCATTTCCTCGCCTCGCTCCCGTTTGATCTTCTTGTAGACTTCATACAGCACGATCGTCGATGTGATGAGATGCTGCCGAAATGAATTGGAGTCAGAGAGCAATTTCAGGTCAGCTTACGAGCACTGATGGATCGCTGTATATCCTTGAGTCAAGCGATGACTAGGCCTTTGTGTGTTCGATCAACGAGAGCCCGGCGTGACGAATGGTGGCGTATCTCGAATCGGCAACCAGTCAGCGCGGGGCCGATTTCGCTGCTCGCTCGATGGCGGCGAGAATCTTGTCGCGTGTTGGATCGTCGAATTCGTGCCCATAGAAGCGCAGAAACACGCCTTTCCGAATCTCTGCCTCCGTAGCCAGCGGGTTCTGTTCCCGCAGGGACGCTTCCACCAGTGCACAAGCCGTGTCGCGCATGGCGCACCCATGATCAGTCGCTCTTCTCCCGTGCGCTGCATGAGCATCGCCCGATACCGTTCGTCCACCTCAGGCGGGGTATCATTCATGATTGAATCTCGCGATACAGAGCGATCAACCCCAGATGATCCGCCCATCGCTTCATGTACATATAGTCAAGCGTCTTCACAGACCTGAGTACGTTCCGCACATCGTCGAGCTGTATGGAACTGCGGCTATCCTTCGCCCATTCCGGTTTTGAAAGGATAAGGTCCTCAGGAGCAACGACGGCAAAGCTTGTGTCTTTCTCGACGAGAAGTCACCTCCTCACTCGCATGGTGGAAATCCGTGTCCTGAACGTGTAGTCGTCGGTGATGTGACACAAAAAGAGGGTGGGAAGTTTTTTCCCCACCCTCTTTTAATCGGCTTCGATGTGAATACAGGCGAGTGATCGCCTCTATTCATGTCATGCGCAGCTTCTACTGGCTGATGACCTGCAAGTGAACACTGCCGGTTTCAGTCAACGCAGGATCAATGGTAACGGTGTATGAACCTGCCGAAGCCAATGTGACCGGATTAAGGGCAAAGCTCGATTCGGAACTCGTGATTCCAGCTTGCAGAATGCCGGTCGGGCTATAGAGCTTCACAGTCACGTTTCCAAGCCTATTGTTACTGATCTTGATGGTAGCCTGTTGATTCACATCCCCCGAAAACGTGTAGCGACCGTTTTGACCTACACGGCTGACCGTTATGGGCTTAGGAGGGGCATTTGCCTTTAATGAATCTGAAATCTCGCTTGAGAGAGTTAATGTTATTTTGCCGGTGTAGCCGCCAACCGGATCGACCAGAACCGTGTAGGAATCATCCGTTGGCAAGGGATCTTGACCTCGGAGGCTCCCACCAGCCGTACCAACCGCCGTTGAGGCAAGAATCGTCCCATCTGATGTGAGAAGCGAGACTGAACTGGACGTAATGCTCACCGACGAAAGCCCAAGATTCACCCTTTGCCCGGCCTTGCCACTAAAAGTGTAGCGTGCCGTCTGACCAACCTTGGTTACGCTAACAGGCACTGAAACCCCATCAACAGCGATCGTACCTGTAGCTGGGGAGGAAAGAGCAACCGTCATGCTGCCAGTATAGTTGCTAACCGGCTCCACTTCAATGGTATAGGCGCCGCTTGCGGGGAGAGGCGTCAGGGGATCGATACTACCGCCACTTGGGCCAACTGTGGTGGATTCCCACTTGCTGCCATCCGGTTTCAGTATGGCTACAGTCGTCATAGGAATTGAAACCTCGGTAAAACCGAGGTTGACCCTTTCCCCCTCAGTCCCGTTGAACGTATAACGCGCCCGTTGACCCGGCACAGTTAGATTCGGTCTCACCGTGGCCTGGTTGAGAGTCAGAGTCCCTTTGACTTCTGGTGCGTTATAAAGCCAAAGCTTTAGCCTTCCAGTGTAACTTAGATCCGATTCGACCAGGATGGCATAATTTCCCGTGGCAGGAAGAACTTGCCCCGGTATCATAGCACCGCCAGCTGTCCCAGACACAAAGGATGTCGGCTTTCCTAACAAGTGTCCATCTGGAGTCACAATGGATACATACCCACTCCGGATGGTTACGTCGCTCAATTGCAAACTTACTGTTTGGCCACTCTCCCCTGAGAATGTATAGCGGATCTTCTGCCCGACCCGATTGATATCGGCAATCACCGGTAGCCCGTGAGGCACTATCTGACCCTCGATCTCACCCGAAACTGTGATCGTCACGCTTCCCGTGTAGGTACTAAGAGGATCCAAAAAAATTGTGTAGGCGCCCGTCACAGGCAATTCCTCAAGATCCACACTTGCACCGTTCATCTGGCTAGGGGAGATTGCAGCCGCAGAATCGGTTGAAAATTCGTAGGCTGCCATGGATGTATGCACTGTCGTCAGTGAGGATCGTGGCCGCTCGCCCATAGTCGCATAATAGTTCTTCACCGCGGAGACGTGCCTTGGCACCACCTTGCCGTCCGGCCCATAGACCGACACATGAAACTGTGTGAGTGTAACATTACTGAAACCGATATTGATCCGCTGCCCTGCCGTCCCCTCGAAGGTCATCACCCCGTTCTTGTTGGGGGACGCGATCTTCACCGTCACCGACTCTCCTCCAACGGTGACTCGACCGGTATATTCAAGATCTGCCGCCACGATCCCGGGCGGTAGGGAATTCTCCCCGGCGTAACTCTGATCAACCGCAGTAGCGGGCATGAACCCAGCAGAAACACACGCGAGCGATGCTGCTATGACTGCTACTCGGCACTTCCTCCACGAACATAGGCTGCGCATAGTCGCCCTCCTAATTTGTTCCAAATCAGAAAACCGACGGCTTGTTGTCGCTGTCACTGCGCTTAAGCTGTACCCGTCTGTTCTGGCTCGTCGGGCGGACTGTACCCTTTTTTGTATGCAAGGCGCAATCCCCTGCAACCCGATTCGACAGATATTCTTGCGATCCCCCCTAACTGAGGGGTGAGCATGTGTCGTAAAGCACTTGAGGTAGCTGACTTTCTACGCAGGCGGATGGGAACTGAGCAACTGGGCGAGGATCGTTCTCCGTCGAATATCACCGGAGATCAACAAAATGGGGGTGGGAAGCCCGCTTCCCACCCCCATCTGTAACCAGACAACCTGATTGAGAGTCCACTGCAGGGATTACTCGCCCTTGCAGAAGCTCCGCTCATAATTGATGATGTTCCAAGCTTCTTCTTCGGTGATAGCAGCTGGAATCAAGGACACCATACCGGTCCCCGGGCTGCCGTTCTTGATGACCCAGAAGAGCTCGCCGTCTTTCCGCTTCTTGTGGAACTTGCAGTTGGTGAAGTCGCGTGGGCTTGGATTGAGAATCTTGCCCGCTTCGCCCTGTCCATCGCCAGCCTTGCCGTGGCAATTGAAGCAGGTGCCTTTCCCTTCATACAGCGCCTTGCCTTTAGCGACGCTTTCCGGCGACGAGGCAACCGGATTTTTCAGTGCCTTTGCATCCGCCATCTGATCCGGCGGAACGCGAGGCTTGGTCGGATCCTTTTCTTCTGCTCCCACCACCGAGACGGAGAGAAGCATAACCGCTGCAGTGATTCCCAGAAACTTGGACAGATACCCCATCACATGTCCTCCTTGATATGTTAAACCCACCCAGCCTGAATGGATCGTCAGGCCGCCGACTCATCTCCTCTGCTTTCAAATTCAGTTAAACGCTCGAACTATATCAACGGCTCTAAATTCCTGTCAAGAAAACATCCCTCTGCACCACCAGGATTGTTTTCCGACCTTAATTTTAGGAACTTCAAGCCTCATGCCAATCCTGCCAAAGAGAACGCATGCAAATCTCGCCGGTTACGTGACCTACCGGACCACCGTTTCCAGTATCTGGTCTATTCGTGACACCTTTGCGCCCCACTAAGGCCATCCACGCCTCACTGAGGCTGGTGAACGTTTGCTGATATTGATCGCTTGAAAAGAAATGAGCCCGGCGCGGGAGAACTACCGCTTCAGCACAATATCGCGGGCGACTTTGCCGCTTGGGCCGAAGGGTTTTTGCGGTTTGCCGTTCAGCTCAGCCTTCACGCCACCCGCGTTTCCGAGGGTGAGAATAAATTGATCCTGCCCGGTCCAATGGCCCTTTTCACCGGGACGAAGCAATGACTCCTGCGGACTCCCGTTATCGATCTGCACGACGACCCAGCTCAACTCGGTCGCTTCCAGATCCAAAACCAATTGCCCATCGCCACGACTCTCAATCGCGTTCAGACCAATCCCTGCCAGCGGACCATCACTGCCGGGAGAACCCAGCGACCCTGCAGACGTCGCCTCGGGTTCAACACGTGAAGCCACTACCTCGGACACAGCTGGTTCCTGCCGACGCGGAGTCTCTGCAGTCGCTTTGGAGGGAACGACCGTCGGCGATTCAGCCAGTTTTGCTGCGTCGACCGTACGCTCAGGCTCACGCGTTCCGGATTCTGCCACATCCTTACTCGGTTGAGTGGCCCGCTTCGTCGCAGAAGTTTGCTCCGGGGCACCACGGCGAAAGACGGTGGACTGTTCACGACTCAAGAGAAACACCAAGGTCAAAACGGCGATCCCGATGGCGATCGCCACCGCCTTCCGATTGGCTTGGCGCTTCCGATCCTCTTCAACCTGACGAACCTTGAGCCGTTCCCGTTCATCTTGCTTCTCATAAAAGGAGCCGGCCGATTGAATAAACCGATGAATCGCATCCTCTTCATCCAACCCGAGCGACCGCGCGTACGACCGTACGAACCCCCGTGCAAAGACCTGGTCAGGCAGTTTGGCAAAATTGCCATCCTCAAGCGCCTTGACGAAATCCGTGCGAATGCGGGTTTTCGACGCCACCTCATCGATGGTCAATCCCTTGGTTTCACGGACCTGCCGAAAGAATTCGCCGACCGACTCCATAGGTCTCCTACTTCAATCGCGTCAAGAGATCTGACGCCGCTGTCGCCAACTCGCCCCCCTTGTCCAACGTCGCCACTTTCTTCAGCGCGTCGCGCGCGCGCGTCGCATACCCTAACTGGTAGTACACACGACCAAGTTCAAGATGCGTCATCGCCGGCGGAACAGTCGGCGGACTGGCGGAGGCCGCGTCCTCAAACGCCTCCATCGCCCCCTGAAGATCGCCCTGATGCGCCAAGGCGCGACCGAGATGGAAGCGAGCCAGGTCCGGCGTCGGATACAAGGGATTGGCCAGCGCCAATCGATACGATTGGACCGCTTCGCTCCACCGATCCTGATTGGCTAACACTTGCCCCAGATACGTATGCGCTTCAGAGTAGTTCTCATCGATCTTCAACGCCGCCCGAAACTGCTCCTCAGCAGAGGGCAATTTGCCTTGCAGCGCGTAGACATGCCCTAACGCATACCGTGCTTCTTTGTTGTCCGGGTTCAACTGAACCGCTCGCTGGAACGACACGAAGGCCTTCTGCCGATCTCCAGGGAGACTGGCCACGCCTTCTTGATAGTGTCCCTGTGACTTTTGCAGGACCTCTTTCTCGCTCGCACAGCCGCCCACGAGACCGATGAGTCCCACCCATAGCACTGCACGAAAGACTCGACGTTCATGGAGCCGGGCTTTGTTCCGAACGGTCATACATCCTCAAAATGCGTGAGTCGCTTAAACTCAGCGAACCGTGCCTGAATCTCTTTGTAATCCAGGATTCGCAATCGGTCAAGACTAAAGGCTTCTACTGTAAATGACGCCATGACGCTTCCAAAGATGATGGCCTGCTTCATCGCCTCAGGCGAACGGTTTCCGGTCGCAGCGAGATAGCCCAAAAACCCGCCAGCAAAGGTATCGCCGGCACCGGTCGGGTCGCGCACGTCTTCAAGCGGAAACGCCGGTGCCCCGAATACCTGCTTTTCATTGAACATGAGCACACCGTATTCTCCCCGCTTCACGATGAGATGTTTGGGCCCTCGTGACAGCACTACCTTCGCAACTTTTACGAGATTGGAGTCCTGACCTAAGGCACGCGCTTCGCCGTCATTGATGATCAACACATCGACCTTCTCCAGCACTTTCCACAAGGCCTCTCGCTGACCGTTGATCCAGAAATTCATGGTGTCGCACGCGACCAGCCCGGGACGTTTGACCTTTTGCAGCACATCAAGCTGAAGCTCCGGGTGAATGTTCCCCAGGAACAAAACGTCCGGTTCGCGATAGGCTTCGGGAATCTGGGGGCGAAAGGTTTCGAACACGTTGAGTTGCGTGTCCAAGGTATGCGCCTCGTTCAACTGATGCGTGTACTCCCCTTTCCAGCGGAACGTCGCTCCCGGTCGCCGCTCCAATCCCGTCAGGTCAATTCCGCGACTCTTCAGAAACGCAACGTGCTGTTGAGGGAAGTCCTCTCCGACCACCGCAATGAGCGCCACCGATGTAAAGAAACTCGCTGCCGTAGAGAAGTACGTCGCCGACCCTCCCAAAATCTCCGTCCCTTCGCCAAATGGAGTTTTCACTGTATCCAGCGCAACCGATCCGACCACTAACAATTTCCCCATTTGCTTAACGAGCTCCTTTCTGTGGTGTCAGGGCACGGTCGATGAGTACCGAAAGCTTCTTCCGCACCGCTGGTGGTATCCGTTTTGGCGCGGTTAAAATCGCATGGTCCAAAGCTCGGTGACAGACACAATCAATCGGTTTCGCGAACGCCGGCATCACCGTGCGGAGAATCTCCTTTGCTAAGGCGACATTGCGGTG
This window of the Nitrospira sp. genome carries:
- a CDS encoding Do family serine endopeptidase, whose protein sequence is MFMWTQQTTNVLIACGLTLSAFVGSGCATPVSAAGVPPAWAQGFSEIVKKTTPAVVNIAVTGGGEGSRRRGGIPPNPFGAPPPGDEPGGESPTPPTPHGPPGPHGKPDQSAGSGVILDSSGFIVTNNHVVEGATQITVTLNDRREFSGKVVGTDPKTDLAVIKIEAKDLPSLKWAEYERLQVGDLVLAVGSPFGLSSTVTLGIISALGRGNVGIADYEDFIQTDAAINPGNSGGALVNMNGDLIGINTAIFSRTGGSEGIGFAIPSSIALDIVDSLQKTGKVVRGWMGVAIQEITPALAKSFKLPEQRKGVLISDVNENGPSHAAGIKRGDVVVAFNGKEVQTVSQLRNLVARTVVGKDAQVKVVREGKEQVIAVKVAERPSDEVLAKKEPGPPKESGEQIKPPDNVLASLRVQALDNALMSQLNIPAKTAGVVITSVEPGGQAEAAGLQRGDVIQEVNHESVKTLSEYQKAAEKIKKDELAVLLVNRQGNSLFVAINPK
- a CDS encoding caspase family protein, which encodes MLPEIAQAVTERNRLSGIRTLAGVWIGGTLLVLTGCAPHLEFPPMGTPLSASAKLETSAALKNLVLRYTDSCGQIQEVPLGGRLQDALQEGFRRTFTRVISENDETGPPPDHLVQVDLVDSSFDLNKEALYDRAPAVLHLNAIARIYDQTGTLLRQADIAVSRQERLRLEQLSKNCDYVIDPFIRDTTIDFSTRVALTAKQVAMSQNGLTSTEPTAPSPGTSITPPTLNPVLAQPPPALTSASTALRFKALLLDENSDLLLEGGEHIRVRVDVVNTGATPVENASASLTGTRLVLEQFPTTVLRIPPLQPGQTKSLEFVATLPLLAQAEQVEIRVIVEERSGTSAPPQTLSFTIAPTGSRGNNVDHVSPQTSTVRHPETSVIAIGLSATLTQQIPSRKYAAQDAEAVAKYFQTLGGVPSSNIALLTDRTATSAHIEKTLREWLPARSTKDGIVIIYVSGQAMVSPRGEIMLVPYDGTKIPTSLYRLSTLESVLTKLSPQQAILIFDGRTSPIVDQAKTPATPRWDLDGENTIRLIAVEGLAAGVEDDAHRHGLFTYYLLRGLRGEADTNRDGKISLGEVSGFVRQKVAWASKSQFSTTQRPQMIPPLKSDEKAADLVLTTLPSLAASETP
- a CDS encoding AbrB/MazE/SpoVT family DNA-binding domain-containing protein — its product is MKTTIDAVGRLVIPKELRREAGLQPGSELEIRWRQGLIEIEPAPLPVRLKKRGRFLVAMPNQPIEPLTSETVERTR
- a CDS encoding type II toxin-antitoxin system VapC family toxin, with product MLYEVYKKIKRERGEEMALQLAGRLHATHVISLTESSALLAADLSLQHGLAMAEAMVYATGRDQEVEVITGDADLEGLPDVVYSK
- a CDS encoding c-type cytochrome, whose translation is MGYLSKFLGITAAVMLLSVSVVGAEEKDPTKPRVPPDQMADAKALKNPVASSPESVAKGKALYEGKGTCFNCHGKAGDGQGEAGKILNPSPRDFTNCKFHKKRKDGELFWVIKNGSPGTGMVSLIPAAITEEEAWNIINYERSFCKGE
- a CDS encoding helix-turn-helix domain-containing protein, translated to MESVGEFFRQVRETKGLTIDEVASKTRIRTDFVKALEDGNFAKLPDQVFARGFVRSYARSLGLDEEDAIHRFIQSAGSFYEKQDERERLKVRQVEEDRKRQANRKAVAIAIGIAVLTLVFLLSREQSTVFRRGAPEQTSATKRATQPSKDVAESGTREPERTVDAAKLAESPTVVPSKATAETPRRQEPAVSEVVASRVEPEATSAGSLGSPGSDGPLAGIGLNAIESRGDGQLVLDLEATELSWVVVQIDNGSPQESLLRPGEKGHWTGQDQFILTLGNAGGVKAELNGKPQKPFGPSGKVARDIVLKR
- a CDS encoding tetratricopeptide repeat protein, producing MTVRNKARLHERRVFRAVLWVGLIGLVGGCASEKEVLQKSQGHYQEGVASLPGDRQKAFVSFQRAVQLNPDNKEARYALGHVYALQGKLPSAEEQFRAALKIDENYSEAHTYLGQVLANQDRWSEAVQSYRLALANPLYPTPDLARFHLGRALAHQGDLQGAMEAFEDAASASPPTVPPAMTHLELGRVYYQLGYATRARDALKKVATLDKGGELATAASDLLTRLK
- a CDS encoding sugar kinase yields the protein MGKLLVVGSVALDTVKTPFGEGTEILGGSATYFSTAASFFTSVALIAVVGEDFPQQHVAFLKSRGIDLTGLERRPGATFRWKGEYTHQLNEAHTLDTQLNVFETFRPQIPEAYREPDVLFLGNIHPELQLDVLQKVKRPGLVACDTMNFWINGQREALWKVLEKVDVLIINDGEARALGQDSNLVKVAKVVLSRGPKHLIVKRGEYGVLMFNEKQVFGAPAFPLEDVRDPTGAGDTFAGGFLGYLAATGNRSPEAMKQAIIFGSVMASFTVEAFSLDRLRILDYKEIQARFAEFKRLTHFEDV